Proteins from one Pseudomonadota bacterium genomic window:
- a CDS encoding sulfite oxidase: MDDFSSIAVDDGPEHAADAAQPDPGRRAFMKGASLAALTAAMGVGIPFGRYLPEGYRPVGLARAQGMEDMDAMADKDGLTLLNDRPVNAETAPHLLDDNVTPASRLFVRNNGMVPDQAFTMDATDWTLTIDGEVDTPLELTLDDLRSNYEVITRQLILECGGNGRAFFNPGASGNQWTTGAIGCPEWTGVRMRDVLQSAGLKPSAVYTGHYGNDPHLSGDPTREAISRGIPIEKALEEDSLIAFGMNGNDLPGIHGFPLRTVVPGYPGSASQKWLTRIWVRDQEHDGAKMGGFSYRMPAYPVAPGTEVPEEDMVVMTTMPVKSLITNPPTGTQVGQTFSIRGHAWADGEVAMVETSIDFGQTWQPASLAAPRNRYAWQHFSASITVPQAGYYEVWTRATDEQGRTQPPSTPGWNPRGYGNNMIHRIAVVVA; encoded by the coding sequence ATGGATGACTTCAGTTCAATAGCTGTGGATGACGGGCCGGAACACGCCGCCGATGCCGCCCAGCCCGATCCGGGCCGCCGCGCCTTTATGAAAGGTGCGAGCCTTGCCGCATTGACCGCTGCCATGGGTGTTGGAATTCCCTTTGGCCGCTATCTGCCCGAGGGCTACAGGCCGGTCGGTCTCGCGCGCGCCCAGGGCATGGAAGATATGGACGCCATGGCCGACAAGGACGGCCTGACGCTTCTCAATGATCGGCCGGTGAACGCTGAGACGGCGCCGCACCTTCTTGACGACAACGTTACGCCTGCCAGCCGTTTGTTTGTGCGCAATAACGGTATGGTGCCCGATCAGGCCTTCACCATGGATGCGACCGATTGGACGCTGACGATCGACGGCGAGGTCGACACCCCGCTCGAGCTGACACTCGATGATTTGCGCAGTAATTACGAAGTTATCACCCGTCAGCTTATCTTGGAATGTGGCGGTAACGGGCGAGCGTTCTTCAACCCCGGTGCATCGGGCAATCAGTGGACAACGGGCGCAATCGGCTGCCCCGAATGGACCGGCGTGCGGATGCGTGACGTCCTGCAGTCGGCAGGGCTCAAACCAAGCGCCGTTTACACGGGCCACTATGGCAACGATCCCCATCTGTCTGGCGACCCAACGCGCGAAGCGATTTCCCGCGGTATTCCCATTGAAAAAGCGTTGGAAGAGGATTCGCTGATCGCGTTCGGCATGAACGGTAATGATCTGCCAGGGATCCATGGGTTCCCGCTGCGCACGGTTGTGCCGGGCTATCCGGGATCGGCCTCACAGAAGTGGCTGACGCGCATCTGGGTCCGTGATCAAGAGCACGACGGTGCCAAGATGGGCGGTTTCTCCTACCGCATGCCAGCCTACCCGGTCGCGCCAGGAACCGAGGTGCCCGAAGAAGACATGGTGGTCATGACCACCATGCCGGTCAAATCGCTGATCACCAACCCGCCGACAGGAACGCAGGTCGGTCAGACCTTCTCTATTCGGGGCCATGCGTGGGCCGATGGTGAGGTGGCCATGGTCGAGACCTCAATCGACTTTGGCCAAACCTGGCAGCCTGCATCGCTCGCCGCGCCGCGCAACCGCTACGCTTGGCAGCACTTTTCAGCCTCCATCACGGTTCCACAGGCCGGCTACTATGAGGTCTGGACGCGGGCGACCGACGAACAGGGACGCACGCAGCCGCCGAGCACGCCCGGGTGGAATCCGCGCGGCTATGGCAACAACATGATCCACCGGATTGCGGTTGTTGTTGCCTAG
- a CDS encoding DUF3307 domain-containing protein, producing the protein MSLDPLAILAILFGLQAKHFLFDFVFQSDWQVRNKGIYGHPGGIAHAGLHGVGTLVVLGLCSAFGVLSLPLAAALAIADFAIHYHVDWAKARIARKLYLTPERSGFWVALGADQAAHQATYLLLLVVLIAAL; encoded by the coding sequence ATGTCCCTCGACCCGCTCGCCATTCTGGCGATACTCTTCGGGCTACAAGCGAAGCATTTCCTGTTCGATTTTGTCTTTCAAAGTGATTGGCAGGTTCGCAACAAAGGCATCTATGGCCACCCAGGCGGCATCGCCCATGCTGGCCTGCATGGTGTGGGCACTCTTGTCGTGCTTGGCCTATGCAGCGCTTTTGGTGTTTTGAGCTTGCCGCTGGCGGCGGCTTTGGCGATCGCTGATTTCGCCATTCACTACCATGTTGATTGGGCAAAGGCGCGGATCGCCCGCAAGCTCTACCTGACGCCTGAACGCTCTGGCTTCTGGGTCGCGCTCGGTGCGGATCAGGCCGCCCATCAAGCGACGTATCTTCTGCTGCTAGTCGTGCTGATCGCCGCGCTTTGA
- a CDS encoding DUF2259 domain-containing protein: MNAILVRLVAWVTAILLSAAGPAGAADLAEYRILGYSPDGEHFAFEQFGIADGAGLPYSDIFIIDLKADRWVSGTPIRVSRSEQEVGGRSDFMQMLHTVRVEALVQARPLLNQYDITAAHRLIAASGPTEVGSQQERMAFYKEPVASPFGDLWVLSLERFPLPARVDCFGMVEPHGFRLSLQSESQAARTVYRDTGIPSSRGCPERYGIAAIIRPFDPSPGRAVALISVYQLGFEGLDRRFVAVPFDLPL, translated from the coding sequence ATGAATGCGATTTTGGTGCGCTTGGTGGCATGGGTAACAGCGATACTGCTCTCGGCTGCCGGCCCTGCGGGGGCGGCGGACTTAGCGGAGTATCGCATATTGGGTTATTCGCCCGATGGCGAGCATTTCGCATTTGAGCAGTTTGGCATAGCCGATGGCGCCGGCCTGCCATACTCGGACATCTTCATCATTGACCTGAAGGCTGACCGTTGGGTGAGCGGAACGCCGATCCGCGTGTCCCGCTCCGAACAGGAGGTCGGTGGCCGAAGCGATTTCATGCAGATGCTGCACACGGTGCGCGTCGAAGCGCTTGTTCAAGCGCGGCCGCTTCTCAACCAGTACGACATCACGGCTGCCCACCGGCTCATTGCCGCCTCCGGCCCCACGGAAGTCGGCTCGCAACAGGAGCGCATGGCCTTCTACAAAGAGCCCGTCGCATCGCCCTTTGGCGATCTTTGGGTGCTCAGCCTTGAGCGCTTTCCGCTCCCGGCCAGGGTCGACTGTTTTGGGATGGTCGAGCCACATGGGTTCAGGCTCAGCCTTCAAAGCGAGAGCCAGGCCGCGCGGACCGTATATCGCGATACCGGTATTCCCAGTTCTCGCGGCTGCCCCGAGCGCTATGGCATCGCGGCCATCATCAGGCCGTTTGACCCGTCCCCCGGCCGGGCGGTTGCTTTGATCAGCGTTTATCAACTGGGGTTTGAGGGCCTTGATCGCCGATTTGTTGCGGTCCCCTTCGATTTGCCCTTGTAA
- a CDS encoding methyltransferase domain-containing protein: MTDTPPIDWDEVDAIYDAARKADVTGDTATATVLYRQLLTIDPDDHLGVILRLSRLDGTLPEKAPDAYVATLFDQVAERFEAILVDQLGYAVPLMISQMLTERGVPASNRWLDLGCGTGLCAMALEDQTAHRVGVDLAPTMVEIASELDLYQELATGEIVEFLVNRPIAAPFDLVTAADVLPYVGALEPLLAALGTHVSAGSHFVFSTEALGEDSPCEGFALGEHKRFAHKRRYYETALNAHGWTVEAAKSVMVRLEQEEPVMGDLVLARKH; this comes from the coding sequence ATGACAGACACCCCTCCGATAGACTGGGATGAAGTGGACGCGATCTATGATGCCGCGCGCAAGGCCGATGTGACAGGCGACACGGCGACGGCCACAGTTTTGTACCGGCAGCTGCTGACAATCGACCCCGACGATCATCTTGGCGTCATCCTCAGGTTAAGTCGGTTGGATGGCACCCTGCCTGAGAAGGCACCGGACGCTTACGTTGCAACCCTGTTCGATCAGGTTGCGGAGCGTTTTGAGGCGATCCTTGTGGATCAACTCGGTTACGCCGTGCCCTTGATGATTTCCCAGATGCTCACGGAGCGAGGTGTACCAGCCTCCAACCGCTGGCTTGATCTGGGCTGCGGCACCGGCCTATGCGCCATGGCGTTGGAAGATCAAACAGCTCATCGGGTGGGCGTCGATCTCGCGCCCACCATGGTGGAGATTGCCAGCGAGTTGGACCTCTATCAGGAGCTTGCGACCGGTGAAATCGTTGAGTTTCTCGTGAACCGGCCCATTGCAGCGCCCTTTGACCTGGTAACGGCAGCCGATGTTCTCCCGTATGTCGGTGCGCTGGAACCCTTGCTTGCAGCGCTCGGTACCCATGTCAGCGCTGGCTCGCACTTTGTTTTTTCAACCGAAGCACTCGGCGAAGACAGTCCTTGCGAAGGGTTCGCTTTGGGTGAACACAAGCGCTTTGCCCACAAGCGCCGCTACTATGAGACCGCCCTGAACGCTCATGGCTGGACGGTGGAGGCCGCGAAGTCCGTGATGGTGCGTCTTGAACAGGAAGAGCCCGTGATGGGTGATTTGGTCCTAGCGCGCAAACACTAG
- the parA gene encoding ParA family partition ATPase — MSGLILTVAQQKGGSGKTTLSAHLATALSYAKMRVAVLDCDPQGSLGEWLEERENRLGSDSTGLTFRTASGWGARREARSLAKDHDAVVIDTPPKSDTEARPAIEVGDLVIVPVQPSPMDVWACGSTIELARKENTATLLVLNRVPPRAAITAEMTDALKDVDSKLAKSRIGNRVGFAGAMSLGLTIMDTDPTGKGASEIDALRKEAVRAAKAAVKANA, encoded by the coding sequence ATGAGCGGTCTGATCCTGACGGTCGCGCAGCAAAAAGGCGGATCAGGTAAGACAACCCTGTCCGCGCATCTCGCAACGGCACTGTCCTATGCGAAAATGCGGGTGGCGGTTCTCGACTGTGATCCGCAAGGTTCGCTCGGTGAGTGGCTTGAAGAACGCGAAAACAGGCTTGGGTCTGACAGCACGGGCCTCACCTTTCGCACCGCCTCAGGGTGGGGTGCCCGCCGCGAAGCGCGCTCGTTGGCCAAAGACCATGACGCTGTGGTCATCGACACGCCGCCTAAAAGCGATACGGAGGCCCGCCCGGCCATCGAAGTCGGCGACCTCGTGATCGTTCCGGTTCAACCATCTCCCATGGACGTCTGGGCCTGTGGCTCGACCATTGAGCTTGCACGAAAGGAAAATACGGCGACGCTGCTCGTGCTTAATCGCGTACCGCCGCGAGCGGCGATCACGGCGGAGATGACTGACGCGCTGAAGGATGTAGATTCGAAGCTTGCCAAATCGCGCATCGGCAACCGGGTCGGCTTTGCCGGCGCCATGAGCCTTGGCCTGACCATCATGGACACCGACCCAACCGGCAAGGGCGCAAGCGAAATCGATGCGCTTCGCAAGGAAGCGGTCCGCGCCGCAAAAGCTGCGGTCAAAGCCAACGCCTGA
- a CDS encoding transglutaminase family protein produces the protein MRFTITHATDYVFSAPVELHPHRIMMRPRDGHHLRIVDALLSISPNASTVWSFDVFGNSIGTLSFAGAADRLAITSTLDIERFAANPEGMLVDGRTARYPLEYSPEERRDLATLLLMDDERGLPALESWIEGHNLRGSDDALSLARALMESIYTGFTYEARYSEGTLLPSQMLEAGSGTCRDYAFFMMEAARVVGFAARFATGYLYSPALDNADGPTTVGAGATHAWAELFIPGVGWIDFDPTNNLTGSADLIKVATVRKPSQAIPVSGSFTGPQGAGGPPQVSVTVARTN, from the coding sequence ATGCGTTTTACCATCACCCACGCGACGGACTATGTGTTCAGTGCCCCTGTGGAGTTGCATCCGCATCGGATCATGATGAGGCCACGCGATGGCCACCATTTACGCATCGTTGACGCGTTGTTGTCGATCAGTCCAAACGCAAGCACGGTCTGGTCGTTCGACGTTTTTGGCAATTCGATCGGCACCTTGAGCTTTGCCGGCGCGGCTGATCGGCTCGCCATAACATCGACGCTCGACATCGAGCGGTTCGCTGCAAATCCCGAAGGCATGCTGGTCGATGGTCGGACAGCCAGATACCCGCTTGAGTACAGCCCGGAGGAGCGGCGCGACCTGGCCACCTTGCTTCTCATGGATGACGAGCGGGGCCTACCAGCCCTCGAAAGCTGGATCGAAGGACATAACCTGCGCGGGTCCGACGACGCATTAAGTCTCGCGCGCGCTTTGATGGAGAGCATTTATACCGGGTTCACCTACGAAGCGCGGTATTCCGAGGGTACGCTTTTGCCATCGCAGATGCTTGAGGCCGGCTCCGGCACCTGCCGCGACTACGCGTTCTTTATGATGGAGGCGGCGCGCGTCGTGGGCTTTGCCGCCCGATTTGCGACCGGATACCTGTATTCCCCCGCTCTCGACAATGCCGACGGGCCCACAACCGTCGGCGCCGGTGCGACGCACGCCTGGGCAGAGCTGTTCATTCCCGGCGTTGGTTGGATAGACTTCGATCCGACCAACAATCTGACTGGGTCCGCCGATCTCATCAAAGTGGCGACGGTCCGCAAACCCTCCCAAGCCATCCCCGTGTCGGGTAGCTTCACGGGCCCACAGGGCGCCGGCGGCCCACCGCAGGTCAGTGTCACCGTGGCGCGGACAAACTGA
- a CDS encoding aldehyde dehydrogenase family protein produces MNTLRCVSPIDGSLVAERDCLSLVQSQELIARTRKAQSGWAKVPLDERIAMVQAGVSNLGAMNTDITVELAQMMGRPTRYGGEFGGVKERADYMAGIAPSALAPAIVEDSPAFERRLEREPQGVVLVIAPWNYPYLTALNVIVPALMAGNAVLIKHAEQTLLVGERIASAFQMAGVPDDIIANVFIDHPTAEALMAQGLFDTVTFTGSVAGGQAVERALAGTFTNTVFELGGKDAGYVRADADLDAAVAGLIDGAMFNSGQCCCGIERIYVHESHYDAFVDKAVALTKDYVLGDPLDPKTTIGPLAHARFAKTVREHTAAALAAGAVAHLAPSPADDGGAYVSPQILTHVDHSMTVMREETFGPVVGIMKVNGDAQAIELMNDSPYGLTASIWTSDAEAAATIGAELDNGIVFMNRCDYVDPALCWTGCKQTGRGASLSVLGFHAVTRPKSYHLKKQL; encoded by the coding sequence ATGAACACCTTGCGTTGCGTTTCTCCAATCGATGGCAGTCTCGTCGCCGAACGCGATTGCCTGAGCCTTGTGCAGTCTCAAGAGCTGATCGCGCGCACAAGAAAGGCCCAGTCGGGCTGGGCCAAGGTTCCCCTCGATGAGCGCATCGCGATGGTACAGGCTGGGGTGTCGAACCTGGGAGCGATGAACACCGATATAACGGTTGAATTGGCGCAGATGATGGGCCGCCCGACGCGCTATGGCGGTGAGTTTGGCGGCGTGAAAGAACGCGCCGACTACATGGCGGGGATCGCCCCGTCCGCGCTTGCGCCCGCTATCGTTGAGGATTCGCCAGCCTTCGAGCGGCGCCTCGAACGCGAGCCTCAAGGCGTTGTGCTCGTGATCGCGCCCTGGAACTACCCGTATTTGACCGCGCTGAATGTTATCGTACCCGCCCTGATGGCCGGTAACGCCGTGCTCATCAAGCATGCCGAGCAGACCCTTCTTGTTGGTGAGCGCATTGCAAGCGCCTTCCAGATGGCGGGTGTTCCGGACGATATCATCGCCAACGTCTTCATCGATCACCCCACCGCTGAAGCGCTGATGGCACAGGGCCTTTTTGACACGGTGACCTTCACCGGATCCGTTGCCGGCGGTCAGGCTGTGGAACGGGCGTTGGCGGGAACCTTCACCAACACGGTCTTCGAATTGGGCGGCAAAGACGCGGGTTATGTGCGCGCCGATGCCGACCTTGATGCGGCTGTCGCCGGCTTGATCGACGGCGCGATGTTCAATTCCGGGCAATGCTGCTGTGGTATCGAACGCATCTATGTCCATGAGAGCCATTATGATGCGTTTGTGGACAAGGCCGTCGCACTGACCAAAGACTATGTGCTCGGCGATCCTCTCGACCCAAAGACCACCATTGGACCGCTGGCACATGCGCGCTTTGCGAAAACCGTTCGCGAACACACCGCTGCCGCCCTGGCCGCTGGTGCAGTGGCTCACCTTGCCCCCTCACCCGCAGATGATGGTGGTGCTTATGTCAGTCCGCAAATCCTCACACATGTCGACCATTCGATGACCGTCATGAGAGAGGAGACCTTCGGCCCAGTCGTCGGGATCATGAAGGTCAACGGCGACGCACAAGCAATCGAGCTGATGAATGACAGCCCCTACGGCCTGACGGCTTCGATCTGGACATCGGACGCAGAAGCGGCCGCAACGATAGGGGCCGAACTCGACAACGGGATCGTCTTCATGAACCGATGCGATTACGTCGATCCCGCCCTGTGCTGGACAGGATGCAAACAGACCGGTCGCGGCGCATCTCTATCCGTTTTGGGCTTTCACGCGGTCACGCGGCCAAAGTCCTACCACCTGAAAAAGCAGCTCTGA
- a CDS encoding metal ABC transporter substrate-binding protein has protein sequence MGTEGQPLPRVRKSTAFFAAVFGASIALLAVQANAGDRLKVITTFTVLADMAQNVAGDAADVVSVTQPGAEIHGYQPTPRDILAAQDADLILWNGLNLELWFEQFLDNLDGVPSAILTDGIDPIAIGSGSYEGLTNPHAWMGLENALTYVDNIEAALSAQDPANAEVYAANAEAYKAEIEATVGPLREAVIAIPEDQRWLVTCEGAFSYLARDFGMQELYLWPMNADAVGTPQQVRRVVDTVNDNNIPVVFCESTVNTDPAEQVARETGASYGGVLYVDSLSEADGPVPTYLDLLTVTARTVAEGLTEAMN, from the coding sequence ATGGGCACCGAGGGACAACCCTTGCCCCGCGTTCGGAAATCGACTGCCTTTTTTGCTGCAGTATTTGGCGCGTCGATTGCGCTGCTGGCGGTACAGGCAAATGCTGGGGATCGCTTGAAAGTTATTACCACGTTCACGGTCCTGGCTGACATGGCCCAAAACGTCGCCGGCGACGCGGCAGACGTCGTATCGGTTACGCAACCGGGTGCTGAGATCCATGGTTATCAGCCCACGCCGCGCGATATACTGGCCGCTCAGGACGCCGATCTCATTTTGTGGAACGGCCTTAACCTCGAACTGTGGTTCGAACAGTTCCTCGACAATCTTGACGGTGTACCGTCCGCAATCCTGACCGATGGGATCGATCCGATCGCCATCGGCTCCGGTAGCTATGAGGGGCTGACCAATCCGCATGCATGGATGGGGCTCGAAAACGCCCTCACTTACGTGGACAACATCGAAGCAGCTTTGAGCGCGCAGGATCCGGCCAACGCTGAGGTCTACGCGGCCAACGCTGAGGCATACAAAGCCGAAATCGAAGCCACGGTCGGCCCGTTGCGTGAAGCGGTCATCGCGATTCCTGAAGACCAGCGCTGGCTTGTCACATGCGAGGGGGCGTTCTCCTACCTCGCCCGCGACTTCGGCATGCAGGAACTTTATCTGTGGCCGATGAACGCCGATGCTGTCGGCACCCCGCAGCAGGTTCGCCGCGTGGTCGACACCGTCAATGACAACAACATCCCCGTCGTGTTCTGCGAGAGCACGGTCAATACCGACCCTGCGGAGCAAGTGGCACGCGAAACCGGCGCTTCCTATGGCGGCGTGCTTTATGTGGACAGCCTGTCGGAAGCCGATGGACCTGTACCGACCTACCTTGATCTGTTGACGGTCACCGCGCGCACGGTGGCCGAGGGGCTGACCGAGGCGATGAATTGA
- a CDS encoding manganese/iron ABC transporter ATP-binding protein, giving the protein MNLTVAKQTDANIQTGVGTIGLTAQGVSVTYRNGVTALTDASFELPTHTITALVGVNGAGKSTLFKALMGFLPLDAGDIRLLGLSVAQALKKGIVAYVPQAEDVDWSFPVLVEDVVMMGRYGHMNALRIPSRADKRSVREALERVGMADFMGRQIGELSGGQRKRVFLARALAQDGQIILLDEPFTGVDVQTEEAIITLMREMRDEGRVMLVSTHNLGSVPEFCDRVVLIKGTVLCYGPTETIFTQENLSRAFGGVLRHFVLSGDDLHDDDDARQVTILTDDERPMVIYDDKTRTTGDGAS; this is encoded by the coding sequence TTGAACCTCACCGTAGCCAAACAAACAGACGCCAACATCCAAACGGGCGTTGGGACCATCGGTCTTACCGCCCAAGGCGTTTCCGTCACCTACCGCAATGGCGTCACGGCGCTGACGGACGCCAGCTTTGAACTGCCAACGCACACGATAACCGCCCTTGTGGGCGTCAATGGCGCGGGGAAATCAACGCTGTTCAAGGCGTTGATGGGATTCCTGCCCCTCGACGCCGGTGACATTCGTCTTTTGGGACTATCGGTCGCCCAGGCGCTCAAAAAGGGCATTGTGGCGTATGTGCCCCAGGCCGAGGATGTTGACTGGTCGTTTCCGGTTCTTGTCGAAGACGTTGTCATGATGGGCCGGTACGGTCACATGAATGCGCTGCGCATCCCCAGCAGGGCGGATAAGCGTAGTGTCCGGGAGGCTCTTGAAAGGGTCGGCATGGCCGACTTCATGGGCCGGCAGATTGGCGAGCTGTCTGGCGGACAACGCAAGCGCGTTTTCCTTGCGCGGGCGCTGGCGCAGGATGGACAGATCATTCTGCTGGACGAACCGTTCACCGGCGTCGATGTCCAGACCGAGGAAGCCATCATAACTTTGATGCGCGAAATGCGCGACGAGGGCCGCGTGATGCTGGTCTCAACGCACAACCTCGGCTCCGTCCCCGAGTTCTGCGACCGAGTCGTGCTGATCAAGGGCACTGTGCTTTGCTACGGCCCAACCGAAACCATCTTCACTCAGGAAAATCTCAGCCGCGCCTTCGGCGGGGTCCTGCGGCACTTCGTGCTCAGCGGCGATGATTTGCACGACGATGATGATGCGCGGCAGGTCACGATTTTGACCGACGATGAACGGCCGATGGTCATCTACGACGACAAGACCCGAACCACGGGCGATGGCGCTTCATGA
- a CDS encoding metal ABC transporter permease → MSVLFEPFTYQYMLNAMWVSALVGAVCAFLSAYLMLKGWSLIGDALSHAIVPGVAGAYMLGLPFAFGAFLAGALAAGAIQFLGQRTGLKQDAVIGLIFTGFFGLGLFMVSVSPTPIDVQTIILGNILAISPTDILQLAIIGFVCLGILLLKWKDLMAVFFDEDHARTIGLNPQRMKFMFFVLLSAATVAALQTVGAFLVIAMVVTPGATAYLLTDRFPRLLALSVAMGTLTCLFGAYISYFLDGATGGVIVVLQTLLFLAAFVFAPKHGLLANRRRAREATGGVQA, encoded by the coding sequence ATGAGCGTTCTGTTCGAGCCATTCACCTACCAGTACATGCTCAACGCGATGTGGGTTTCCGCTCTCGTGGGCGCGGTGTGCGCGTTCCTTTCGGCCTACCTGATGCTGAAAGGTTGGTCCCTGATCGGCGATGCGCTCAGCCACGCCATCGTGCCCGGGGTCGCAGGCGCCTACATGCTGGGCCTGCCGTTCGCCTTCGGAGCCTTTCTTGCCGGCGCCCTTGCTGCCGGTGCCATCCAGTTTCTCGGTCAGCGCACAGGGCTGAAGCAGGACGCGGTGATCGGGCTGATCTTCACGGGCTTTTTCGGCCTGGGACTGTTCATGGTTTCGGTCTCGCCCACACCAATCGATGTGCAGACCATCATTCTGGGCAACATTCTGGCGATCTCGCCCACCGACATCCTGCAGCTTGCGATCATCGGCTTCGTGTGCCTGGGCATCCTTCTTCTCAAATGGAAGGACCTGATGGCCGTCTTCTTCGATGAAGACCATGCACGCACCATCGGCCTGAACCCACAGCGCATGAAATTCATGTTCTTCGTGCTCTTATCGGCGGCAACGGTGGCGGCTCTTCAGACGGTGGGGGCCTTTCTGGTGATCGCCATGGTCGTCACGCCCGGCGCAACCGCCTATCTTCTCACTGACCGCTTCCCGCGCCTGTTGGCCCTGTCAGTGGCCATGGGCACGCTGACCTGCCTGTTTGGCGCCTACATCAGCTACTTTCTTGATGGCGCGACCGGCGGCGTGATCGTGGTCCTGCAAACGCTGCTGTTCCTTGCTGCCTTTGTGTTCGCACCCAAACACGGCCTGCTGGCAAACCGGCGCCGGGCGCGCGAAGCCACTGGCGGGGTGCAGGCATGA
- a CDS encoding metal ABC transporter permease produces the protein MIETALLPFQFGFMQQAFAIAAILAVPSAILSCFVVLKGWSLMGDAVSHAVLPGIVLAYLAGIPILIGAFIAGMICAVATGYINDNSRVKQDTVMGVVFSGMFGLGIVIYASANTSLHLDHILFGNILGVNARDLWVSGIIAALITAGLLLFWRDLLLHAFDPAQAQALGLSTRTLHYGLLSALSLLIVATLSAVGIILAIGLLIAPGAIAFLVTKRFGHMLWVAVAVTLASSFIGIYASFWIDSAPAPTIILTLTIAFLIAFGWKQLQPKRQSPTTANRTLEASQPAE, from the coding sequence ATGATCGAAACGGCGCTGCTGCCCTTCCAGTTCGGCTTTATGCAACAGGCGTTCGCGATTGCGGCGATCCTTGCGGTACCGTCAGCGATCCTGTCGTGCTTCGTCGTCCTGAAAGGATGGTCGCTGATGGGCGATGCCGTCAGCCACGCCGTGCTGCCCGGGATCGTCCTTGCGTATCTGGCTGGCATCCCGATCCTGATCGGTGCCTTCATCGCGGGCATGATCTGCGCGGTGGCGACCGGCTACATCAACGATAATTCCCGGGTCAAACAGGACACCGTCATGGGTGTGGTGTTCTCCGGCATGTTCGGGCTTGGCATTGTAATCTACGCCTCGGCGAACACATCGCTCCACCTCGATCACATCCTGTTTGGAAACATACTGGGCGTGAATGCACGGGACCTTTGGGTCTCCGGCATCATCGCCGCACTCATCACAGCGGGGCTTCTTCTGTTCTGGCGTGACTTGCTCCTGCACGCCTTCGATCCGGCTCAAGCTCAAGCGCTCGGACTTTCGACACGCACGCTGCATTACGGCCTTCTGTCCGCCTTGTCGCTTCTGATTGTTGCAACCTTGAGCGCGGTCGGGATCATCCTCGCAATTGGTCTTCTGATCGCTCCCGGCGCAATCGCGTTCCTTGTCACCAAGCGCTTCGGGCACATGCTCTGGGTAGCTGTTGCGGTGACGCTCGCATCGAGCTTCATCGGCATTTACGCAAGCTTCTGGATCGACTCAGCGCCTGCGCCAACCATCATCCTGACGCTGACGATTGCCTTCCTGATTGCATTCGGGTGGAAGCAACTTCAACCCAAACGCCAGTCGCCAACTACCGCGAACCGAACGCTGGAGGCATCGCAGCCTGCGGAATGA